One stretch of Saccharomonospora xinjiangensis XJ-54 DNA includes these proteins:
- a CDS encoding gas vesicle protein — protein MTASGRPGSALTSSTGSAASHQPGNLGDILERVLDKGLVIAGDIQVNLLDIELLTIKLRLVVASLETAKEVGINWWENDPWLTGTSTGHSVEGGSRQSALERENRELRRRIEALEAGSRAGQVEAGAPNAEDVIDAEAVAEERDE, from the coding sequence ATGACCGCATCAGGGCGCCCCGGTTCGGCACTGACGTCCTCGACCGGCTCGGCGGCGAGCCACCAGCCGGGCAACCTCGGCGACATCCTCGAACGGGTTCTCGACAAGGGCCTTGTCATCGCGGGCGACATCCAGGTGAACCTGCTGGACATCGAACTCCTCACGATCAAGCTCCGGCTGGTGGTGGCGTCGCTGGAGACGGCGAAGGAGGTCGGCATCAACTGGTGGGAGAACGACCCGTGGCTCACCGGGACGAGCACCGGCCACAGCGTCGAAGGCGGCAGCAGGCAGAGTGCGCTGGAGCGGGAGAACCGCGAACTGCGCAGGCGGATCGAGGCGCTGGAGGCGGGTTCCCGGGCAGGGCAGGTCGAGGCGGGCGCCCCCAACGCCGAGGACGTGATCGACGCCGAGGCCGTCGCGGAGGAACGCGATGAGTGA
- a CDS encoding GvpL/GvpF family gas vesicle protein has product MSEHPTPTGLWLYAVASGFDPAPLEDLRGVAGAPVRDVRVRDEDTREELVAVVSPVSLDEFGEQALRRNLEDLDWLSATARAHDAIVAAVSAAATAAVPLRLATVSFDEDRVRDLVTRNRAEFVTTLNALTGRTEWGVKVYTDPGRLAAPAGSAVSTPASGESSSGGAGAAYLRRRKAALSARETGERVAAEHAERLHARLAGAAVADRRHPPQDPKLSGERAHMVLNGAYLVDDDRAAAFAELVRELDAEHDAVRVELTGPWPPYSFAAVGQAAERAPRQAPKQAPKQAEHP; this is encoded by the coding sequence ATGAGTGAACACCCGACGCCCACCGGCCTGTGGCTGTACGCGGTGGCGAGTGGATTCGATCCCGCGCCGCTGGAGGATCTTCGTGGCGTCGCGGGCGCACCCGTGCGGGACGTCCGGGTGCGCGACGAGGACACGCGGGAGGAACTGGTCGCCGTCGTCAGCCCGGTGTCACTGGACGAGTTCGGTGAGCAGGCTCTGCGGCGCAACCTGGAGGACCTCGACTGGCTCTCCGCCACCGCGCGGGCGCACGACGCCATCGTGGCGGCCGTGTCCGCCGCCGCGACGGCCGCGGTGCCGCTGCGGCTGGCCACGGTGTCCTTCGATGAGGACCGGGTGCGTGACCTCGTCACCCGGAATCGGGCCGAGTTCGTCACCACCCTGAACGCGCTCACGGGCCGAACCGAGTGGGGCGTCAAGGTGTACACCGACCCTGGGCGGCTCGCCGCGCCTGCCGGATCGGCGGTGTCCACCCCGGCTTCGGGGGAGTCTTCGTCTGGCGGTGCCGGTGCGGCGTACCTGCGGCGCCGCAAGGCCGCCCTCTCGGCGCGGGAAACCGGCGAACGGGTCGCGGCCGAACACGCCGAGCGCCTGCATGCCCGGCTCGCCGGGGCGGCGGTGGCCGATCGCCGCCATCCCCCGCAGGACCCGAAACTGTCCGGTGAGCGCGCGCACATGGTGCTCAACGGCGCGTACCTGGTGGACGACGACCGGGCCGCGGCGTTCGCCGAGCTGGTCAGGGAACTCGACGCCGAACACGACGCTGTGCGGGTCGAGCTGACCGGGCCGTGGCCGCCTTACTCGTTCGCCGCCGTGGGGCAGGCCGCGGAACGGGCCCCAAGACAGGCCCCAAAACAGGCCCCAAAACAGGCGGAGCACCCGTGA
- a CDS encoding gas vesicle protein encodes MTGPERPGTSDFDLLGSAKDSAELSAAAPERRIALVDLLDRVLAGGVVLTGEITLSIADVDLVHVSLRALITSVSTLERGERP; translated from the coding sequence GTGACCGGACCAGAGCGGCCCGGCACCTCCGATTTCGACCTCCTCGGCTCTGCGAAGGACTCGGCCGAACTCTCCGCAGCCGCGCCCGAACGCAGGATCGCCCTCGTTGATCTGCTCGACCGCGTTCTGGCGGGAGGCGTGGTGCTCACCGGGGAGATCACGTTGTCCATCGCCGACGTCGATCTCGTGCACGTGTCGTTACGAGCCCTGATCACCTCGGTGAGCACACTGGAACGAGGAGAGCGACCGTGA
- a CDS encoding gas vesicle protein K: MTDPTRDPGHRNPLAERIDSDPESVEQGLASLVLTIIELLRQLMERQALRRVDEGDLTDEQVERIGLTLMKLEERMEELREHFGLDPEDLNIDLGPLGPLLGDS; this comes from the coding sequence GTGACCGACCCCACCCGTGACCCCGGCCACCGCAACCCGCTCGCCGAACGCATCGACTCCGATCCCGAGTCGGTCGAACAGGGGCTGGCGAGTCTGGTCCTGACCATCATCGAGCTGCTGCGCCAGCTCATGGAGCGGCAGGCGCTGCGCCGTGTTGACGAGGGCGATCTGACCGATGAGCAGGTGGAGCGCATCGGTCTGACCCTGATGAAGCTGGAAGAGCGCATGGAGGAACTCCGCGAGCACTTCGGGCTCGACCCCGAGGACCTCAACATCGATCTGGGCCCGCTCGGCCCTCTGCTCGGCGACTCGTGA
- a CDS encoding DUF6401 family natural product biosynthesis protein, with protein sequence MGWLSGARQADYARRDLDVLAGRLASAGVSTTALDPARLAEIDQHAAAVRDILTSEGGTAGVVELAAYAQGVLDAAAEAGWTPESHTTASVESTTNWIVLRLLAVCALTDSSPAGDVPDIDPLLFT encoded by the coding sequence ATGGGTTGGTTGTCAGGCGCACGGCAGGCCGATTACGCCAGGCGTGATCTCGACGTCCTCGCCGGAAGGCTCGCCTCGGCAGGGGTGAGCACGACCGCGCTCGACCCGGCACGGCTCGCGGAGATCGATCAGCACGCCGCCGCGGTGCGTGACATCCTGACCTCCGAAGGCGGCACGGCAGGCGTCGTGGAACTCGCCGCCTACGCGCAGGGCGTACTCGACGCCGCCGCCGAGGCGGGTTGGACGCCGGAATCCCACACCACGGCGAGCGTGGAGTCCACCACGAACTGGATCGTGCTGCGGCTGCTCGCCGTCTGCGCCCTCACCGACTCCTCCCCCGCAGGCGACGTCCCCGACATCGACCCGCTGCTGTTCACCTGA
- a CDS encoding mechanosensitive ion channel family protein has protein sequence MNITESFNDALRSVITFLPKFAAFLVILLIGWLVAKGLRKLVDVVLERLNFDRAVERGGIQRALARSKYDASSLVAAIVFYAVLLIALQIAFGVFGPNPVSSMLAAIVAWLPRAIVAIVIVVVVTAIASAVKDIMSSALGGLSYGRALATAAQVVIIGLGVIAALNQIGIATSVTTPVLIAVLATVGAILAIGVGGGLMRPMQQRWDRWLNRAEEEMPNARAQAEAYQRGREDVARTQEAQTEPIQTPEEQSRTAHPPNP, from the coding sequence ATGAACATCACGGAATCGTTCAACGACGCGCTTCGGTCGGTCATCACCTTCCTGCCGAAGTTCGCCGCGTTCCTCGTCATCCTGCTCATCGGGTGGCTGGTCGCGAAGGGCCTGCGCAAACTGGTCGATGTCGTGCTGGAGCGACTGAACTTCGACAGGGCCGTCGAACGCGGCGGTATCCAGCGCGCGCTGGCCAGGTCGAAATACGACGCGAGCAGTCTCGTGGCGGCCATTGTGTTCTACGCGGTGCTGCTGATCGCGTTGCAGATCGCGTTCGGCGTCTTCGGGCCCAACCCGGTGAGTTCGATGCTCGCGGCGATCGTCGCGTGGCTGCCGAGGGCCATCGTGGCGATCGTGATCGTCGTCGTGGTCACCGCCATCGCCAGCGCCGTCAAGGACATCATGAGCAGCGCGCTGGGCGGGCTGAGCTACGGCAGGGCGCTCGCCACGGCAGCGCAGGTGGTCATCATCGGTCTCGGGGTGATCGCCGCGCTCAACCAGATCGGCATCGCCACCTCGGTGACCACCCCGGTGTTGATCGCGGTGCTCGCGACGGTCGGCGCCATCCTCGCCATCGGCGTCGGCGGCGGTTTGATGCGGCCGATGCAGCAGCGGTGGGACCGCTGGCTCAACAGGGCCGAGGAGGAGATGCCGAACGCCAGGGCGCAGGCGGAGGCCTACCAGCGGGGCAGGGAGGACGTGGCGAGGACGCAGGAGGCGCAGACCGAGCCCATCCAGACCCCGGAGGAGCAGTCGCGCACCGCGCACCCGCCCAATCCCTGA
- a CDS encoding J domain-containing protein, with amino-acid sequence MAEVDYYAVLGVERDASTARIKSAYRSLARRRHPDAGGSAEDFQLLRQAYETLADPMLRAAYDRGGRRPSMALAAETRAARRAAPRRFGEDPDFVPTAPAIDVRDLPWWDLVEGASRVHYAHPGSPGHATAGGALLGAMILPLPLVVPFAFSVWLTAVWALLVVSAAAAMVLLVRRHLESLRAVRSFRGEFGDRIVFGEPGSEDDEVAERLTAEVFERYLTRLPGVRIFHGLAWPGSVFADIDHAVLCGRRLVLVESKSWLPGHYGLADDGTITRNGRTFRGGGTQLPTGLAAFRSLLPEVEVCAALVMYPSRDGEITADEPDLDDLLDFDDPAPMTPEQFVRLLGDWLAAEPVTVDRQVFRTVLGQVVGHSPSART; translated from the coding sequence GTGGCCGAGGTCGATTACTACGCAGTGCTGGGTGTCGAGCGCGACGCCTCGACCGCGCGGATCAAATCGGCCTACCGGTCACTCGCGCGGAGGAGGCATCCGGACGCCGGAGGGTCCGCCGAGGACTTCCAGTTGCTGCGCCAGGCCTACGAGACGCTGGCCGACCCGATGCTGCGGGCCGCCTACGACCGTGGGGGCAGGCGGCCGTCCATGGCGCTCGCCGCCGAGACCCGCGCCGCCCGCAGGGCAGCACCGCGCCGGTTCGGCGAGGACCCGGACTTCGTGCCGACGGCGCCCGCGATCGACGTGCGCGACCTGCCGTGGTGGGACCTCGTGGAGGGTGCTTCGCGGGTCCACTACGCCCACCCCGGCTCTCCCGGCCATGCCACGGCGGGCGGCGCGCTGCTCGGGGCGATGATCCTGCCCCTGCCGCTGGTGGTGCCCTTCGCGTTCTCGGTGTGGCTGACGGCGGTGTGGGCGCTGCTGGTGGTGTCGGCCGCGGCGGCCATGGTGCTGCTGGTCCGCAGGCACCTGGAGTCGCTGCGGGCCGTGCGCTCGTTCCGCGGCGAGTTCGGCGACCGGATCGTGTTCGGGGAGCCGGGTTCCGAGGACGACGAGGTGGCGGAGCGGCTCACCGCCGAGGTCTTCGAGCGCTACCTGACCCGGCTTCCCGGCGTGCGCATCTTCCACGGTCTCGCCTGGCCCGGCTCAGTGTTCGCCGACATCGACCACGCCGTGCTGTGCGGGCGAAGGCTCGTGCTGGTGGAGTCGAAGTCGTGGCTGCCCGGCCACTACGGCCTCGCCGACGACGGCACCATCACCCGCAACGGCCGCACGTTCCGGGGCGGAGGAACCCAGTTGCCCACCGGACTCGCCGCCTTCCGCAGCCTCCTTCCCGAGGTGGAGGTGTGTGCCGCGCTGGTCATGTACCCGAGCAGGGACGGCGAGATCACCGCCGACGAACCGGACCTCGACGATCTCCTCGACTTCGACGACCCGGCACCGATGACGCCGGAGCAGTTCGTGCGGCTGCTGGGCGACTGGCTGGCCGCCGAGCCCGTCACCGTGGATCGCCAGGTGTTCCGCACCGTGCTGGGCCAGGTCGTCGGCCACTCCCCCTCGGCGAGGACCTGA
- a CDS encoding DUF998 domain-containing protein, whose protein sequence is MTHSGSTPRSHAIAPVAALAALLGGAVVMVVLHLLPSSADVDPVRRTISEYAHGPGKALFDLSVLLVAFGSAVVFTLPAARGQVRAVSACTAFGALWTLGLVAVVVFRKTDWSVGPSVEGAIHRYASMVAFVCLPLAVWSAANAVFGPSSRLRAAARVLSVASLAWLVVIVGAVLVMLSGGEPWWRSIPLGLVERLLAATEVTAVLSLVPGLLRAPDRGPDSAATLVRY, encoded by the coding sequence ATGACGCACAGCGGCAGTACACCTCGAAGTCACGCCATCGCGCCCGTGGCGGCACTGGCGGCGTTGCTGGGCGGAGCCGTCGTGATGGTCGTGCTGCACCTGCTGCCGTCGAGTGCGGACGTGGACCCGGTGCGGCGCACGATCAGCGAGTACGCCCACGGCCCCGGCAAAGCGCTCTTCGACCTGTCCGTGCTGCTGGTGGCGTTCGGGTCGGCGGTGGTCTTCACCCTGCCCGCGGCGCGGGGTCAGGTTCGCGCGGTGTCCGCCTGCACGGCGTTCGGTGCGCTGTGGACGCTCGGGCTCGTGGCGGTCGTGGTGTTCCGCAAGACGGACTGGTCGGTGGGGCCGAGCGTGGAGGGCGCGATCCACCGCTATGCCAGCATGGTCGCCTTCGTGTGCCTGCCGCTGGCCGTGTGGTCGGCGGCGAATGCCGTGTTCGGCCCCTCGTCGCGGCTGCGGGCCGCCGCCCGGGTGCTGTCGGTGGCGTCGCTGGCGTGGCTCGTGGTCATCGTCGGGGCCGTACTGGTGATGCTCTCCGGTGGTGAGCCGTGGTGGCGGTCGATCCCGCTCGGGCTCGTCGAACGGCTTCTCGCGGCCACGGAGGTGACGGCCGTGCTGTCACTGGTTCCCGGGCTGCTGCGCGCGCCCGATCGTGGTCCCGATTCCGCCGCCACGCTGGTACGGTACTAA
- the fabG gene encoding 3-oxoacyl-ACP reductase FabG, with translation MTDSPSRVAIVTGAGRGIGAAVAARLASDGFSVALLDLAADAVDARAEAITEAGGRAIGVSVDVSDADAVDAAVNTVAERLGAPTVLVNNAGITRDNLLFKMTESDWDSVMNVHLRGSFLMSRAAQKHMTQQNWGRIVNLSSTSALGNRGQANYATAKAGLQGFTKTLAIELGKFGVTVNAIAPGFIETEMTAATAERVGVPFEEFKKAAAAEIPVRRVGQPSDIAGVVSFLVSDDASFVSGQVIYVAGGPKA, from the coding sequence GTGACCGACTCTCCCTCCCGCGTCGCGATCGTCACGGGCGCAGGGCGTGGCATCGGCGCCGCCGTCGCCGCGCGGCTGGCCTCCGACGGGTTCTCCGTCGCCCTGCTCGACCTGGCTGCCGACGCCGTGGACGCGCGCGCCGAGGCGATCACCGAGGCCGGTGGACGCGCGATCGGCGTCAGTGTTGACGTGTCCGACGCCGACGCCGTTGACGCCGCCGTGAACACCGTGGCCGAGCGGCTCGGCGCGCCGACGGTGCTGGTGAACAACGCGGGCATCACGCGGGACAACCTGCTGTTCAAGATGACCGAATCCGATTGGGACTCGGTCATGAACGTGCACCTGCGGGGGTCGTTCTTGATGAGCCGCGCCGCGCAGAAGCACATGACACAGCAGAACTGGGGCCGCATCGTCAACCTCTCCAGCACCTCCGCGCTCGGTAACAGGGGGCAGGCCAACTACGCCACGGCCAAGGCAGGTCTCCAGGGCTTCACGAAGACGCTCGCCATCGAGCTGGGCAAGTTCGGCGTCACCGTCAACGCGATCGCCCCCGGTTTCATCGAGACCGAGATGACGGCGGCGACGGCCGAGCGGGTCGGCGTGCCGTTCGAGGAGTTCAAGAAGGCCGCCGCCGCGGAGATCCCCGTCCGCAGGGTCGGTCAGCCCTCCGACATCGCGGGTGTGGTGTCGTTCCTGGTCAGCGACGACGCGTCGTTCGTGTCGGGGCAGGTCATCTACGTCGCGGGCGGGCCGAAGGCATGA
- a CDS encoding MaoC family dehydratase, which yields MSGPRVFPDIDAFAAAVGEPLGTGPWHEITQEQVNLFADATGDHQWIHVDLARAAEGPFGAPIAHGYLTLSLIPRFIGEVYRIESLSMGVNYGLNKVRFPQPVTVGSRIRGHAELVSVTPGPQGTQAVVRWTIEIENAEKPACVAETVGLLVP from the coding sequence ATGAGCGGGCCCCGGGTGTTCCCCGACATCGACGCCTTCGCCGCCGCGGTGGGTGAACCGCTGGGCACGGGGCCGTGGCACGAGATCACGCAGGAGCAGGTGAACCTCTTCGCCGACGCCACAGGCGACCATCAGTGGATTCACGTCGATCTCGCCAGGGCCGCCGAAGGGCCGTTCGGGGCGCCGATCGCCCACGGTTACCTGACGCTGTCGCTGATTCCCCGGTTCATCGGCGAGGTCTACCGCATCGAGAGCTTGAGCATGGGCGTCAACTACGGCCTCAACAAGGTGCGGTTCCCGCAGCCGGTGACGGTCGGTTCGCGGATCAGGGGCCACGCCGAGCTGGTCTCCGTCACGCCGGGACCCCAGGGCACCCAGGCCGTCGTCCGCTGGACGATCGAGATCGAGAACGCCGAGAAGCCCGCGTGCGTCGCCGAGACCGTCGGGCTGCTCGTGCCGTAG
- a CDS encoding phosphotransferase family protein, which translates to MDQENPPGLDLARLRAHLDAERPGLVTGPLRARLIEGGRSNLTYVVGDGENRWVLRRPPLGHVLPTAHDMGREHTVISALGPTPVPVPPTVLLCTDESVLGAPFYVMDYIEGTPYRRRDQLEALGCERTRLIAEAMIDTLSELHAVDYASVGLAGFGRPEGYLERQVRRWGRQLDASRSRDIPGIDTLRERLSARLPTSQEPAIVHGDYRLDNLLIGADDRVAAVLDWEMSTLGDPLTDIALLVAYTEGEALGDEISSVATAPGFPPVRDLITRYTATSGRDISAMAWYLGFAFFKLAVILEGIHFRHSQGKTVGEGFDRIGASVAPLVARGNAVLEED; encoded by the coding sequence ATGGATCAGGAGAACCCGCCGGGACTCGACCTCGCCAGGCTGCGCGCACACCTGGACGCCGAGCGGCCCGGCCTCGTCACGGGGCCGTTGCGCGCGCGGCTCATCGAGGGCGGCCGGTCGAATCTCACCTACGTCGTCGGCGACGGCGAGAACCGGTGGGTTCTCCGCCGCCCTCCGCTCGGTCACGTCCTGCCCACCGCACACGACATGGGCCGCGAGCACACCGTCATCAGCGCGCTCGGGCCGACCCCGGTGCCCGTGCCGCCGACGGTGCTGCTGTGCACGGACGAATCGGTGCTCGGCGCACCGTTCTACGTCATGGACTACATCGAGGGCACGCCCTACCGGCGCCGCGACCAGCTCGAAGCACTCGGGTGTGAGCGCACGCGGCTCATCGCCGAGGCCATGATCGACACGCTGTCCGAGCTGCACGCGGTGGACTACGCCTCGGTGGGCCTTGCCGGGTTCGGCAGGCCGGAGGGCTACCTCGAACGGCAGGTGCGGCGATGGGGACGGCAGCTCGATGCGTCCCGCAGCCGCGACATCCCCGGAATCGACACGCTGCGCGAGCGGCTGTCGGCCCGTCTGCCCACGTCGCAGGAGCCCGCGATCGTGCACGGTGACTACCGGCTCGACAACCTGCTCATCGGCGCCGACGACCGGGTCGCCGCGGTGCTGGACTGGGAGATGTCCACCCTCGGTGATCCGCTCACCGACATCGCCCTGCTCGTCGCCTACACGGAGGGCGAGGCGCTGGGCGACGAGATCAGCAGCGTCGCCACCGCGCCGGGATTCCCCCCGGTGCGCGACCTCATCACCCGCTACACGGCCACGTCGGGGAGGGACATCTCCGCGATGGCCTGGTATCTCGGGTTCGCGTTCTTCAAGCTCGCCGTGATCCTGGAGGGCATCCACTTCCGCCACAGCCAGGGCAAGACCGTCGGCGAGGGATTCGACCGCATCGGCGCGAGCGTCGCGCCGCTGGTGGCACGCGGCAACGCCGTGTTGGAGGAGGACTGA
- a CDS encoding acyl-CoA dehydrogenase family protein: MDFAYDAVTEDHRRRLLAFLDEHVYPAEAVLAEQVATAGDPWDTLPVVEELKTKAREQGLWNLFLPGDRGAGLTNLQYAPLAEITGRSPHLAPIATNCAAPDTGNMELLSEFGTPEQQHRWLEPLLAGEIRSAFAMTEPDVASSDARNIATRIERDGDEYVITGRKWFISGAMNPRCRVFIVMGKTDPGAEPHRQQSMVIVPRDTPGVEVKRAMTVFGYGDEESGGHAEIVFDRVRVPVENLVGGEGDGFAIAQARLGPGRIHHCMRAIGMAERAIELMCRRALSRVAFGRPLGEQGVVQDWIAESRVRVEQLRQLVLKTAWLMDTVGNKGAHTEIQAIKIATPSTVEWVLDKAVQLHGAGGVSQDFPLASLWAGVRTLRLADGPDEVHKRSLARRELAKYR, translated from the coding sequence ATGGACTTCGCATACGACGCCGTGACCGAGGACCACCGCAGACGGCTGCTGGCGTTTCTCGACGAGCACGTCTACCCCGCCGAGGCCGTGCTCGCCGAGCAGGTGGCCACCGCCGGTGACCCGTGGGACACGCTCCCCGTCGTCGAGGAACTGAAGACGAAGGCCAGGGAACAGGGATTGTGGAACCTGTTCCTGCCCGGCGACCGCGGCGCGGGACTGACCAACCTCCAGTACGCACCGCTCGCCGAGATCACGGGCCGCAGCCCCCACCTCGCGCCGATCGCCACCAACTGTGCCGCGCCGGACACGGGCAACATGGAACTGCTGTCGGAGTTCGGCACGCCCGAGCAGCAGCACCGGTGGCTTGAGCCGCTGCTGGCCGGGGAGATCCGGTCGGCGTTCGCCATGACCGAACCCGACGTCGCCTCGTCCGACGCCCGCAACATCGCCACGCGCATCGAACGCGACGGCGACGAGTACGTCATCACCGGGCGGAAGTGGTTCATCTCCGGCGCCATGAACCCGCGCTGCCGCGTGTTCATCGTGATGGGCAAGACCGACCCCGGCGCCGAACCGCACCGGCAGCAGAGCATGGTCATCGTCCCCCGCGACACCCCTGGCGTCGAGGTGAAGCGCGCGATGACGGTGTTCGGCTACGGCGACGAGGAGTCCGGCGGCCACGCCGAGATCGTCTTCGACCGCGTCCGGGTGCCGGTGGAGAACCTCGTCGGCGGGGAGGGTGACGGGTTCGCCATCGCGCAGGCCCGACTCGGCCCCGGCCGGATCCACCACTGCATGCGGGCCATCGGCATGGCCGAGCGGGCCATCGAGCTGATGTGCCGCAGGGCGCTGTCGCGGGTGGCGTTCGGCAGACCGCTCGGCGAGCAGGGTGTGGTGCAGGACTGGATCGCCGAGTCCCGCGTGCGGGTCGAGCAGCTCCGGCAGCTCGTGCTCAAAACCGCGTGGCTCATGGACACCGTGGGCAACAAGGGCGCGCACACCGAGATCCAGGCCATCAAGATCGCCACACCGAGCACGGTGGAGTGGGTTCTCGACAAGGCCGTCCAGCTGCACGGCGCGGGTGGCGTGAGTCAGGACTTCCCCCTGGCGTCGCTGTGGGCGGGTGTGCGCACGCTCCGCCTCGCCGACGGACCCGACGAGGTGCACAAGCGCTCCCTCGCCAGGAGGGAGCTGGCGAAGTACCGGTGA
- a CDS encoding TetR/AcrR family transcriptional regulator has product MGKGESTKRSILDTASELASEVGLQALTIGTLATRTELSKSGLFAHFRSKEALQLEVLRHARARFVDIVVKPALAAPRGETRVRTLFEHWLPWVRGDVLPGGCVFTTAATEFDDQPGPVRDQLVADERDLMDSVAQIFRTGIAEGHFHTDADPEQFAQDLHGILLAYLHAERLLRDPLAEHRARTAFERLLDAARR; this is encoded by the coding sequence ATGGGTAAGGGCGAGAGCACCAAGCGGTCGATCCTCGACACGGCGAGCGAACTCGCCAGCGAGGTCGGCCTCCAAGCTCTGACCATCGGCACGCTCGCCACGAGAACCGAGCTGTCCAAGAGCGGGCTGTTCGCCCACTTCCGGTCGAAGGAAGCCCTGCAACTGGAGGTGCTGCGGCACGCACGCGCCCGATTCGTGGACATCGTCGTCAAACCCGCGCTCGCGGCTCCACGCGGCGAGACGCGGGTCAGGACGCTGTTCGAACACTGGCTTCCCTGGGTCCGCGGCGACGTGCTGCCCGGCGGCTGCGTCTTCACCACGGCGGCCACCGAGTTCGACGACCAGCCGGGACCTGTGCGTGACCAGCTCGTGGCCGACGAGCGGGATCTGATGGACTCGGTCGCGCAGATCTTCCGCACGGGCATCGCCGAGGGCCACTTCCACACCGACGCCGATCCCGAGCAGTTCGCGCAGGACCTGCACGGAATCCTGCTCGCCTACCTGCATGCCGAGAGACTGCTGCGCGACCCGCTCGCCGAGCACCGCGCCCGCACGGCGTTCGAGCGGCTCCTCGACGCCGCGCGACGCTGA
- a CDS encoding GNAT family N-acetyltransferase → MTDLLSPEKSTTVRVIADAVTIREFDSTDLPGIRAMSHHLSARSLYQRFFAGTPAIPAALLRQLAQVDHDRQDAVVAVADHLVVGLAQAVRTEPGTAEIGVLVVDAWQNRGLGRTLVTALAERALPRGIGEFRASVLPGNEPARHALTRLWPGAVGSVDEDCLLYRLPLAPLLSASHLAPARVPGGLRRCVAVR, encoded by the coding sequence ATGACCGACCTTCTCTCCCCAGAAAAAAGCACGACCGTTCGTGTTATTGCGGATGCCGTCACGATCCGCGAGTTCGACAGCACCGATCTCCCCGGCATCCGCGCGATGTCGCATCACCTGTCCGCCCGCTCGCTGTATCAGCGGTTCTTCGCGGGAACGCCTGCCATCCCCGCCGCCCTGCTCCGGCAACTCGCCCAGGTTGACCACGACCGCCAGGACGCCGTGGTGGCCGTGGCCGACCATCTGGTCGTGGGACTCGCGCAGGCCGTGCGGACGGAACCCGGCACGGCCGAGATCGGCGTGCTCGTCGTGGACGCCTGGCAGAACCGGGGCCTCGGCCGGACGCTGGTCACCGCCCTCGCCGAGCGGGCTTTGCCGCGTGGGATCGGCGAGTTCCGCGCCTCCGTCCTTCCCGGCAACGAACCCGCCCGGCATGCGCTCACCCGGCTCTGGCCGGGGGCGGTGGGCTCGGTGGACGAGGACTGCCTGCTCTACCGGCTGCCGCTGGCGCCCCTGCTGTCCGCGTCCCACCTCGCCCCGGCTCGCGTGCCGGGCGGACTCCGGCGGTGCGTCGCGGTGCGATGA
- a CDS encoding SDR family oxidoreductase: protein MTAELDGARVVVTGGGRGIGAALAVQLAAEGARVVVSDLDGDAASEVAARIGGLAVAGDAASEEGVRALVAAARAHLREIDLFCANAGIAFAGGPDAAEEQWARAWEVNVMAHVRAARELLPRWLERGSGHFLATVSAAGLLTSLGSAPYSVTKHASLAFAEWLSVTYRHRGIRVQAICPQGVRTDMLADAGRMGAALLEPGALEPEQVAEVTVEGLRDGRFLILPHPEVAEFYARRATRTERWLAGMNALQRELDATSSQ, encoded by the coding sequence GTGACCGCAGAACTCGACGGTGCCCGCGTCGTCGTCACCGGAGGGGGCCGGGGCATCGGCGCGGCGCTGGCGGTCCAGCTGGCCGCCGAGGGCGCGCGCGTGGTGGTGTCCGATCTCGACGGTGACGCCGCGTCGGAGGTCGCCGCGCGGATCGGCGGTCTCGCCGTGGCCGGTGACGCGGCGTCGGAGGAGGGCGTGCGCGCGCTGGTCGCCGCCGCGCGGGCACACCTGAGAGAGATCGACCTCTTCTGCGCCAACGCGGGAATCGCGTTCGCCGGTGGTCCCGACGCAGCCGAGGAGCAATGGGCGCGGGCGTGGGAGGTCAACGTCATGGCCCACGTGCGCGCGGCGCGGGAGTTGCTGCCGCGCTGGCTGGAGCGGGGAAGCGGGCACTTCCTGGCTACCGTGTCGGCGGCAGGACTGCTCACCAGCCTCGGATCCGCGCCCTACTCCGTGACCAAACACGCCTCGCTCGCCTTCGCCGAATGGCTGTCGGTGACCTACCGGCACCGGGGCATCCGCGTGCAGGCGATCTGCCCGCAAGGGGTGCGCACGGACATGCTCGCCGATGCGGGACGGATGGGGGCCGCTCTGCTGGAACCCGGTGCCCTCGAACCCGAGCAGGTCGCCGAGGTCACCGTCGAGGGTCTCCGCGACGGCCGGTTCCTCATCCTGCCGCACCCCGAGGTCGCCGAGTTCTACGCGCGCCGCGCCACCCGCACCGAGCGCTGGCTCGCCGGGATGAACGCACTCCAGCGCGAGCTGGACGCCACGTCGTCGCAGTGA